Within the Gammaproteobacteria bacterium genome, the region ATGCACCAGCAGTGACTTGTTCAATACCCGTTCCGGATCACGGCTAACCAGTCGCGCGCAGATCAGTGAATGCGGATTCACATAACCGTTGCCGATCACCTCGCCCCGGTAATCCTGGATTTCAATTTTGTGGCCTGCTTCGAAGGCGGTGAGCGGTGTTTTAGCGGTGTCCACCTCGTTGCTAAATACCCATAAATGACCGGCGCGCAGGCGACGGTCTTCGTTTTTTTTGAGGCGGAGAGGGGGGAGAGTCATGATGAAAGGCCTGGTTATGATTAGGGTGAAATCAGCGTTAACTTTGGAAAATAGCTGCTGTAACGCTGCGTGTCGCGTGTTATGAGCGGAATGCTGCGTATCGCCGCATGGGCGCCAATGTAAAAGTCCGGCAAGGGTGAGCGTCGCGTACCGCCAGATTTACGATATTTGATAAAACATTTACCCGCCAGAAAGCCCGCTTCCCACGGTAAATCCTCACGGCGAAAAAATTCCGTGGGCAACGCCTCATCCAGATCTTCAATCCGGTCAAAACCGATAGAGACTTCGCAGTAGATGATCGGGTTAATGATCATGATGTGATCCTCGGTCAAGGTTTCTAATTGACCAGCAGACCAATCGTACCATTGTACGTCATGGGTCACGATATCAAGAATAATATTGCTGTCTACCAGCACCTCATGAGTGTTGCTCGTGTGTTGCTTAGCGTTCACGCGTCAGCGCCATGATCTCATCTGTGCTCATGCGCGTGGTGGCTTTGCCGCGCAGGCCTGAATCAATCGTTTGCCGCGTACGGAGGTTTTGCCCGCCTTGCGCAGCACCACCGCATTGTTTTCAATGCTGAATTCTACTTCAGTGTCAGGCAATAGACCTAATTTATTGCGAATTTCAATGGGAATGGTGACCTGGCCTTTGCTGGTGATGTGCATGGTTGCATCTAAGAGTAGGAGTTGATGGGCGTGGCGTCAAGACTCCTTACCTTTACTGGCGCGGGTGTTTGTCAGCGTGCCGAATAACCACCCGATCTGGAGGCGACGCCGTGTAGCCTCGATGAAGCATGGCGTAATCGAGGACAGCGCCGGTTCAGGCAACAGACAATCTCGGATTTCACTTCACTCCATCCCGTCCAGGCTATCTCGCTGGGTAAGGCCCAATAACCGTTGCACAGCGCGCGCATCCGGTGATTTGCAGGCTTGGATGGATAGTTCATGAAGAGTGCTGATATCCGTATTGGCTATTATTTGTGCCAGATGCGGAATCGCAAGGGGTTCTACCGAAAAAATGCGGAAACCCAAGCCGAGCAGCACGGGAAGCATCCCCGGGTAAAGGGGCATCTGACCGCAGAATTGGGTGGGGAGGGTATAGGCATCAAGATCATCAGCCAGCTGCCGGAGGAAGCGCAACAGGGCGGGTGAGCAAGGGTCAAGCCAGTCGGCCATCTCAGGCAAGCGCCGGTCGGCGGCACAGAGGGTCTGCATCAGGTCGTTGCTCCCTATGGCTGCGAAATCCGCCAGTGCTCGCCACTCGCTTACGCACAGGGCGCTGGCGGGCGTCTCCAGCATGACGCCTACCGGTAAGCGTCCGCCGGTGATCGCGTCGATTTCACCCCGCCAGTGGGCGAATTCCCAGGGATGTGTAACATAGGGAAGCAGCAGGGCCAGCTCATATTCCGCTGCAAGTTCCGAAATTGCCGCTACCTGGGCGCGAAAGACGCTTTTTACCGGCTCACGGTCATAAAGGCGGCAGCCTTGCAGCCCTAATGGGGTGGCAGGCCCATTGTGCAGCCAGGCGGGACATTTGTCGGGTGCGATATCCAGCAGCCGGACGGTGACACCCAGAGGCCGAGCCGCCTCAAAAACCTCGCGTAGCGCGGCCAGATAGAATTGTTGGTCTGGGATACGCCCCCCCAGCGGTTCCAGGAACTCCGAGCGCAGCAGGCCAATGCGGCTGGCGCCTTGTCTAACCGCCTGTAGTGCCGCATTGGCGCTTGGTACACCGGCGCGAAGCTCTACTGGAATGCCATCCATGCTGCGCACCATCCCGTTTATTACGGCTGGTGGAATTTGCTCTTGCCATATTTCTGTAAGAGGTGGGTTGAGGGTGATCAATCCGGTGTTCCCGTCTATCAGCGCCGCCATTCCTTCCGGCAGCAGCGCAAGCTGATCAGGTCTTATCAGCACGGCAGGAGTGCCCAAGGTGAAAAGGCGCGCCAGCGCATGGGAGAAGCGCGCCGCACCTGCAACGACCAGCCCTGCGGCAGATTTCACCCGCTCCAGGTTGTTCGAGACGAGCGCCTCCTGATTGAGTACCAGGATGCAGCCGGGGGTGCAATCCTCCAGGCGATAGCGCAGCATGCCGCGGGCGCGGCCTGGGATGTAAGGAACGGTCTGGATTTGCCTCATTTCAGCTTTGTCTCATTCCTGAAAAAGCCTCTTCAAGCTCCTGCCGCAAACATTCTTCTTGCTCGGCATATTTGGGTGAAAAGTGAAATGGAATCACTCTTTTGACGCCCGCCTCACGGGCGATCACGCCGGCCTGATAAGCCGTGAGATGAAACTTTTCCGCTGCACGTCGGGCATCCGCATGAAGAAAGGTGGACTCGATGAACAGCAAATCCGATTCGCGCGCCAGCTCGATGATCTTGCGCGCATTCTCCTCATGGTAAACCACATCGGTCACATAGGTGATCTTCTGGCCGGGCACGATGTGCAGAATTCCGGCCTTCAGCACTCCCAATGGGACGTATTTTTCGTGGATCATCCCTTCCTCGCGCCACCACACGCGAAAGGGGCTATCCTCTTCTTCTCCGCGCAGCACCGCCTGCTTTAATTCCCGCAGCCAGGGTCCGATGGGGAACCCCATCTCCGCCAGCCGGTTTTTCCAGACATTGACATGGATTTTCTCCTCCAGTGTGAACGCAAGGCAGGGAATCTTATGGTCAAGGAAGACGCTGCGCACCCTGAAAGTCTCTTCGTTGAGGAGCACCCCATCGGGGAAAGAAATGGTTTTCTCGCCCTCGCGCCGGAAAGCCTTCTGGCAGCGGAAACGGGCTTTTGTGGCCGCGCCACCGGGATGTATCTCGATGGCTTCGATGGTGAAGTCGGTGGGGTAGTTCCGCACCAGGTTCCAGGTGTACGCCGCCAGTTTGTGTTCCACCTGGGCGACAAACTCCGGCGGCCCGAACAGGCGCAGGTTTTTCTCCCTGCCCAGGCTGATCCGCAATAATTGGTCGAATCCCACGAAATGGTCCATATGGGTGTGGGAGACAAAGATATCGCTGATGCGCAGAATCTTGCGCGATGCAAGCGCTTGCAGGTCTCCCAGGTCAAAGAGAAAAGACCGCTTCTCGAACAGATATTCCACGTAAAGCCCTGGGTCTCCGAAAGGATTATTGACCAACTGGGGAAGGAAGAGAGGTTTCATGGCTGTTGTGAGTACCCGTCGGATTTCAGCAGATTACCATTCTTAAGATGCGGCGAGCCCTATGTCAACGGCAAGCCCCTTGGATTTGTTTGATCATCAATCGGGGCGCGGTATTTTATTGCTGTAAATAGGGGTTGCCGCGCCTTGACACCACTCCAGCGCGAGGCGTAATGTGAATTTGCAAGGGCAGCATTTCACTCAGGACAAGGACAGCAAGACCATGAGCGGCCTCACTTCCTCGTACATCCTCGCCAAGCTCGCGGCCACAGGCACCACCGCTGCGACCAAGGCCATCATCCTCGACTTCCTCAACACCGTGCCGGATGCCACTGCACTCGCCGGGGTAGAGCCGGTGGAAGGGCCGATCGTCGATGACCCCGCCTACGGCTGGGGTGATCAGATCCGCGACTACGACATCGGCATCACGGTCGCGCAGCGCATCCTCACCAAGCGCGCCAGCATCGGCAGTTACACCAGCCTCACCCAGCTCGGCCATATCACCGGCCTCGGCCCGGACAAGTTCAACGACCTGCTGTACGCGTTCACCACCACGGTCCATGAGATATCGAGCATCGATTTCAATTACCACCACGCATCAATCAGCAACGACGCCCTCAACCTCCGCAAGAACGCTACCACCGCCGCGCCATCACCCTCCTGGCGCAAGGGCCTGTCCCATACCTATACCGATTCGCCCGCTGCCTACGCCATCAAAGAGACGCAAGGCAACCCACTTGGCATCCGTGTGCGCCTCAAGGCCAATGGCCTGAGCGGCGCCTATGTGCGCGCCATCGGCGGCGGGCGCCTGGGCGGGGTAGGGGAGAAGTGGGTCAGCTTCGACAGCGCCGGCCTCTCTGGCCTGGAGACCTTCCCCCTCACCAACCCCAGCTTCCATGCCCACGGCGTCAATGCCTATAACATCCTGTGGCGCTGGCAGTGGCGACGCCAGAGCACTGATCCCTGGCGAGAACTCATGCTCACCCGCCATCGCCTGTTCGTGATCCTGCGCGCCCCCACCTTGCCGTGGGTGCAGACGACGGGCAGCACCTCTCTGCCCTGGACCGATGCCCTCGAGATCGCCTGCACCTGGGCGAACGGCGCCACCGATAAAGATACCGCCGCCGCCAAGATCACCGAACACTACAACGGCTGCGGCCGGGTCTCCTACGACATCGTGTCGGGCGCCACCTTCTATGGCTTTGTCAGCTATCAACTCACCCAGATGCTCAACCGTCTCAATGGCGGCCCCGGTCTGGGCGGCAAGGTCAATTGCACCGACAGCGCCAACACCGTCTCGACGCTGGCCAATCTCGTCGGCTGCGACCTGTGGCAGTCGCGGATGGGTTGGTACTTCGATCTCAACCCCCTCATCGCCATCGGCTACACCACCTGGGCCGTGCCCTTCAATGGCGGCTTCAGCTACCACGAGGTGGCGTGGAAGGGGGCGTGCACCGCCAACGACAACGTGTTCGACGGCTGCCTCAAGGTCGACGGCGACGTCGACCCCACCGCCGCCGATGCGCAGCACACCCCTCTGCTGCCGACCAACATGCTGTTCGGCGACTGCACCACCCTGAACTACCGGCTGCGGCTCTGTCCGCCTACCGCCAGCGGCTGCGCCGCCTGCCAACCGCAACCGGCCACGACGCGTCAGCGCCGGCCCATCCTCTAGGACGCGCGCCATGGACACCCCCTACGATCTCCAAGCCTGGGCCGACGCCACCACCCGCGGGCGCCGCCTCTACAACTACAACTACCGCATGAGCGGCGACGAACTGCGCGGCTGGGAACTCATCAACGTCGTCCCGATGGAGAACACACCGAGACACCACGAAACCGTCTACCTCTGGGAAAAGAAGGGCAGCGACGGCCAGGAGCTGGTGCGCATCGGCATCGCCGAGGCCGACGACTGGCGCGCCGCCCAATCTCAACTGCACGAGCAACTGCGCCACAGCATGCGCCCCGAT harbors:
- a CDS encoding MBL fold metallo-hydrolase, with protein sequence MKPLFLPQLVNNPFGDPGLYVEYLFEKRSFLFDLGDLQALASRKILRISDIFVSHTHMDHFVGFDQLLRISLGREKNLRLFGPPEFVAQVEHKLAAYTWNLVRNYPTDFTIEAIEIHPGGAATKARFRCQKAFRREGEKTISFPDGVLLNEETFRVRSVFLDHKIPCLAFTLEEKIHVNVWKNRLAEMGFPIGPWLRELKQAVLRGEEEDSPFRVWWREEGMIHEKYVPLGVLKAGILHIVPGQKITYVTDVVYHEENARKIIELARESDLLFIESTFLHADARRAAEKFHLTAYQAGVIAREAGVKRVIPFHFSPKYAEQEECLRQELEEAFSGMRQS
- a CDS encoding helix-hairpin-helix domain-containing protein; this translates as MSGLTSSYILAKLAATGTTAATKAIILDFLNTVPDATALAGVEPVEGPIVDDPAYGWGDQIRDYDIGITVAQRILTKRASIGSYTSLTQLGHITGLGPDKFNDLLYAFTTTVHEISSIDFNYHHASISNDALNLRKNATTAAPSPSWRKGLSHTYTDSPAAYAIKETQGNPLGIRVRLKANGLSGAYVRAIGGGRLGGVGEKWVSFDSAGLSGLETFPLTNPSFHAHGVNAYNILWRWQWRRQSTDPWRELMLTRHRLFVILRAPTLPWVQTTGSTSLPWTDALEIACTWANGATDKDTAAAKITEHYNGCGRVSYDIVSGATFYGFVSYQLTQMLNRLNGGPGLGGKVNCTDSANTVSTLANLVGCDLWQSRMGWYFDLNPLIAIGYTTWAVPFNGGFSYHEVAWKGACTANDNVFDGCLKVDGDVDPTAADAQHTPLLPTNMLFGDCTTLNYRLRLCPPTASGCAACQPQPATTRQRRPIL
- a CDS encoding type II toxin-antitoxin system VapC family toxin — its product is MNAKQHTSNTHEVLVDSNIILDIVTHDVQWYDWSAGQLETLTEDHIMIINPIIYCEVSIGFDRIEDLDEALPTEFFRREDLPWEAGFLAGKCFIKYRKSGGTRRSPLPDFYIGAHAAIRSIPLITRDTQRYSSYFPKLTLISP
- a CDS encoding phosphoenolpyruvate-protein phosphotransferase — translated: MRQIQTVPYIPGRARGMLRYRLEDCTPGCILVLNQEALVSNNLERVKSAAGLVVAGAARFSHALARLFTLGTPAVLIRPDQLALLPEGMAALIDGNTGLITLNPPLTEIWQEQIPPAVINGMVRSMDGIPVELRAGVPSANAALQAVRQGASRIGLLRSEFLEPLGGRIPDQQFYLAALREVFEAARPLGVTVRLLDIAPDKCPAWLHNGPATPLGLQGCRLYDREPVKSVFRAQVAAISELAAEYELALLLPYVTHPWEFAHWRGEIDAITGGRLPVGVMLETPASALCVSEWRALADFAAIGSNDLMQTLCAADRRLPEMADWLDPCSPALLRFLRQLADDLDAYTLPTQFCGQMPLYPGMLPVLLGLGFRIFSVEPLAIPHLAQIIANTDISTLHELSIQACKSPDARAVQRLLGLTQRDSLDGME